The Papaver somniferum cultivar HN1 chromosome 3, ASM357369v1, whole genome shotgun sequence genome includes a region encoding these proteins:
- the LOC113362106 gene encoding uncharacterized protein LOC113362106, with protein METGEPSRTADESPWAKLVPSNTKYSDVEISSKDMVVSSETTCTSEIKNEWCKITRSSDLCTTTVQNLSSNTITVDGNVLAKNGTTVIKCGSEIVSGPDAEDSSSMRFCNDVLRARREISSPHFLSTSARWTFVFGG; from the exons ATGGAAACCGGAGAACCTTCAAGAACAGCGGACGAATCACCATGGGCAAAGCTTG TACCGTCCAACACGAAGTACTCAGATGTTGAGATAAGTTCAAAGGACATGGTGGTGTCTTCTGAAACGACATGCACTTCGGAAATCAAAAACGAATGGTGCAAAATTACTAGGAGTAGTGACTTATGTACAACAACTGTGCAAAATTTGAG TTCGAATACTATTACTGTTGATGGGAATGTTCTGGCGAAAAATGGTACTACGGTCATCAAGTGTGGAAGTGAGATTGTTTCAGGCCCGGATGCTGAAG ATTCTTCGAGTATGCGGTTCTGCAATGATGTTTTACGCGCGCGTCGAGAGATTTCCAGCCCGCACTTTCTTAGTACCTCAGCTCGTTGGACATTTGTTTTTGGTGGTTAG
- the LOC113362107 gene encoding uncharacterized protein LOC113362107, with protein MCFLFICSGEEKILGRQQAPGLCPYCGGKVESMDVEVQWRFCWLPLCFKTKRRFFCTNCSKRLEVYPS; from the coding sequence ATGTGTTTTCTGTTTATATGCAGTGGAGAGGAGAAGATACTAGGAAGACAACAAGCACCGGGATTATGTCCGTATTGTGGTGGGAAAGTAGAATCCATGGATGTTGAAGTTCAATGGAGGTTCTGTTGGTTACCACTCTGTTTTAAAACTAAGAGAAGGTTCTTCTGTACCAATTGTTCTAAACGATTAGAAGTATATCCTTCTTAG